In a genomic window of Deltaproteobacteria bacterium:
- a CDS encoding glycosyltransferase family 4 protein, which translates to MKVEGGKYNILFLVNGAKSPRGGEFQFLSLITHLRRDIFHPITAYACDGPVVREIKKADIMAIHVPMGDRMTKVHPRKISLLSPFFFFPFAWEFLSGGAVWKIRKLLKAHKIRLIYCADNLSKLIGGLAGKMSGIRTIAHCHDDFKEDILGKVMRFFYFLLLDRICTVSEKVRRFFTRRGKIPSKVETVYNGVDTDLFDPERVADARKELKLSSDTVVVGSIGALETDKGQRYLLKALSLLNAEGVNNMTCLICGTGPDDADLRKLAHSKKLEVRFLGHRSDIPSLLKTTDILVLTPQTRESFSMAAIEAMSMRVPVVATRVGGIPEVVSDGETGILVPPGDVVSLAGAIRTLYDSPELRKTMGNNGRDRVIKKFSLQISVMNMERLFLGLIEETA; encoded by the coding sequence ATGAAAGTCGAGGGCGGGAAATATAATATTCTCTTCCTGGTGAATGGGGCTAAATCTCCCCGAGGGGGTGAATTTCAATTTCTTAGCCTGATCACGCATTTGAGGAGAGACATCTTCCATCCCATCACAGCCTATGCCTGTGATGGACCCGTGGTTCGGGAAATCAAGAAGGCGGATATCATGGCCATTCATGTGCCCATGGGCGATAGAATGACAAAAGTCCATCCGAGGAAGATCAGCCTCCTAAGTCCTTTTTTTTTCTTTCCTTTTGCCTGGGAGTTTTTATCCGGCGGGGCCGTTTGGAAAATACGCAAACTGCTTAAAGCACACAAGATCCGTTTGATCTATTGCGCCGATAATTTGTCAAAGTTGATCGGCGGCCTTGCTGGAAAAATGTCGGGGATAAGGACGATCGCTCACTGCCACGACGATTTCAAGGAGGACATCCTGGGCAAGGTGATGAGATTTTTTTATTTTCTGCTTCTCGACAGAATCTGTACGGTGTCGGAAAAGGTGAGGCGGTTTTTCACGCGAAGGGGAAAAATCCCCTCGAAGGTGGAAACCGTGTACAACGGGGTCGACACCGACCTGTTTGACCCGGAACGTGTCGCCGATGCAAGGAAGGAATTGAAATTGTCGTCCGATACCGTCGTTGTGGGGAGTATTGGAGCTCTGGAAACGGACAAAGGGCAGAGGTATTTGCTGAAAGCCCTGTCGTTACTGAATGCAGAGGGGGTCAATAACATGACCTGCCTTATTTGCGGTACGGGGCCTGATGATGCCGATCTTCGAAAGTTGGCGCACTCGAAAAAACTCGAAGTTCGCTTTCTTGGTCACCGTTCTGATATTCCGAGCCTGTTGAAAACAACCGATATCCTCGTGCTCACCCCCCAGACGAGGGAGTCCTTTTCCATGGCCGCCATTGAGGCCATGTCTATGCGGGTCCCTGTCGTCGCAACACGCGTCGGCGGAATCCCCGAGGTGGTATCGGATGGCGAGACCGGGATTTTGGTCCCCCCTGGCGACGTTGTCTCTCTTGCCGGAGCTATCAGGACTTTGTACGACAGCCCTGAACTAAGAAAAACCATGGGAAATAACGGAAGGGATCGGGTAATAAAAAAATTCTCGCTTCAGATATCTGTGATGAACATGGAGCGGCTCTTCCTGGGCCTCATTGAGGAGACGGCTTGA
- a CDS encoding sugar ABC transporter substrate-binding protein, with the protein MKKPLIGLLVLGVLFSVFFFVQLRVVKNHQNPVVAVLIPGSVEFFAVQRKGMDQAAREYGLNLIYADAEWEAAKQLSQVEHFISQGVDLILICSVDNLALQSAIPLVQRAKIPLITFSNTIGGDRHGHYKGVITHVGRDEVKGGGLLGQMVEQLFGDQAARIVFIQGTPGTSAQRMREEGFEAVVKQHANWKIVYNQYVSGWTKEGALNAMEDFLQTAKEADIIVTQWWTASVSAAMALREKGTLGTKIVGLEFSGELASYIRSKQVSSSTYFSIAEEGFKAVETAARFLKKEEVPQFVEIVPVWVTAENVDRFQPEL; encoded by the coding sequence ATGAAAAAACCTCTTATTGGATTGCTTGTTTTAGGTGTTTTATTTTCGGTGTTTTTTTTCGTCCAGTTGCGCGTTGTGAAGAATCATCAAAATCCCGTAGTCGCCGTTCTCATCCCCGGCAGTGTCGAATTTTTCGCCGTACAGAGAAAGGGAATGGATCAAGCCGCCCGGGAATACGGGCTGAACCTTATTTACGCCGATGCAGAATGGGAAGCGGCCAAACAGCTCTCTCAAGTCGAACATTTTATTTCACAGGGTGTTGATTTGATCCTTATCTGTTCGGTAGATAACCTGGCTTTGCAATCTGCTATTCCCTTGGTGCAACGGGCAAAAATCCCTCTGATCACCTTTTCAAACACCATCGGTGGAGATCGCCATGGACATTATAAAGGAGTGATTACCCACGTTGGTAGAGATGAAGTCAAAGGGGGCGGACTGTTGGGACAAATGGTGGAACAGTTATTTGGAGATCAAGCCGCGAGGATAGTTTTTATCCAAGGGACTCCCGGTACATCTGCCCAAAGAATGCGGGAAGAGGGTTTTGAGGCCGTTGTCAAGCAGCACGCGAATTGGAAAATCGTTTACAACCAGTACGTTTCTGGATGGACTAAGGAGGGGGCCCTCAACGCCATGGAAGATTTTTTACAAACGGCCAAAGAGGCGGATATTATCGTGACCCAATGGTGGACCGCGTCTGTTTCCGCGGCGATGGCGCTTCGTGAGAAAGGGACGCTCGGAACAAAAATAGTCGGCTTGGAATTTTCCGGGGAACTGGCTTCCTATATCCGATCCAAGCAGGTCAGTTCTTCGACCTATTTTTCTATCGCGGAAGAGGGATTTAAGGCCGTGGAGACCGCGGCACGATTTCTTAAGAAGGAGGAAGTTCCCCAATTTGTCGAGATTGTCCCGGTTTGGGTCACCGCGGAGAATGTCGACCGGTTCCAGCCTGAATTATGA